tctgcagcaggctggggctcaggaCCTGGCAGGCTGGGAAGTGCACGCTATTTAAGAACCAACCTGGGGGCGGCTGAGCCCGCTGGGATTGCTTGAGCTGGCTGGTGGAGGTGGCAACTTATTCCTGAGTTCCTTATGGCAcgagcatccctgcatcctggctgctgctgcctccagctgtggATATGTACTGGGGCTGGTGCTCTATTGTTCCCTAGCACAGAGGGGATGTGGGATGCAGCATCTCAGGTTCTGCCTGCAGATGGGATGGCAGGTGATGGGCAGAGCTTGGCGCCCTTGTCACAGGGAGTCCCCAAGTTCAGCGAAAGCCGGGATTGCCCGTCAGCTGTGGCATGCTAGGATTGTGGGTAAAATGTTAGTGTTTTGATGCCATTTTCCTGGCCCAGAGCAGATGTCATATCTTCCCTTGGGACCTATTATGAGGGCCCCCCAGGCTCTCCTTTCATTCCCTCTTTTTTGGTCCTGATGTTTCCAGTTTACATCCAGTCATCTGCTCTGACTAATGCTGCTTCTCCAATGGCTGAAgcacctgctgcattccctcTCTGGGCTGGGCGGGTGTCCCAGTAGGGTAAGGGTTCCTGGCTTTGCACAGGACCTCATCCCTTCTTATTTCTCCACAGGTGCTGGCGAGTCTGGGAAGAGCACCATTGTCAAACAGATGAAGTGAGTGGTCCCTGCACTGTCACtgtggctggcactgctcaggcCTTCGCTACAAGCTCCAAAACCAGTGGCTGACAGGGAAAGCTCCCAGTCAGTGTTGCCACAGAGCATGGGTGGGGAGCAGCATCCTGGGGTACCCCACAAAGGGCTGACCTTTGTGTctcttccctgccccaggatCATCCATGAGGATGGCTACTCAGAGGAGGAGTGCCGGCAGTACAAAGCTGTGGTCTACAGCAACACCATCCAGTCCATTATGGCTATCATCAAGGCAATGGGGAACCTGCAGATTGACTTTGGAGACTCCTCCAGAGCAGTGAGTTTCATCCTTCTCCCACTGtgcctggcagggatgggggttCTTGGTGGCTAAAACAGATGTGCCCAAAACTGAAGTAGGATTAAAGGTGGCTCAGCCCAagctctgctgttccctggTGGGCTCCCATCAGGTCCTTTGAGTGAGTGAGCTTCAATAAGTTTGTGCCAATGCTCAAACTGTTTTATCCTTGCAGGATGATGCTCGGCAGCTGTTTGCACTCTCCTCcactgctgaggagcagggcacCATGCCTGAGGACCTGTCCAACGTCATCCGGAGACTGTGGGCTGACAACGGGGTCCAGGCTTGCTTCAACCGCTCCCGAGAATACCAGCTGAATGATTCTGCTGCCTAGTGAGTaccccctcctctgccccagctcagctgagccctGTGAGCCACAGTGCTTTTattaaacagcagaaaatcaccccaggagctgctgttcaCCGTCACCAGGCTtaggagctggtgctgccacTTCCTGCatggtgctggggctgagcctgaGCGGAACTGGGAAGACGGATGTTTCAAAAGCTGTTTCCTTCTCTGGTGGGGTGCTGTGTACCCGGGgaggggggcactggggcaTACTCCTCCAGCCACTgctctgtccccactgccctTCCCCAGAAGATGCTCTCCATTGGCTGCCCACTCATAAGCACAGCCCGTACTCATCACCCTTCATGGGCTGTCAAGGCAGGAAAAATTCCCAAGGAAAGCCCTGGGGACACTTAGGTCTGAAGAAGATGAGTAGGATGATCAAGAggcttctctttttcctttgactGTTTTTATACAGAAAGACTTAGCATTACACTTGTGCATTACGCAGCAAATTGGTGTTTAGGTAGATTGTTGCAGCTGGTTGGGTTTATTCTTGAAGAGATTGATGAATAAAGTTAATCTGCCTAATGTACCATTGCTGGAGAGAGCAACACAGCTGAGTCTGTGTTCAGCTCGCACAGTGCCCTCCCACCCTCTTCACTCAAGACCCCCTATAGTAAAGTAGTGTGGGGGGAGCTCATGGTGTGCCAGGAACACCCCACCAAGCCTGGCCTTGCCTGGGATCTCCGATGCTTGGGACTCActgccatcccagggcaggTGGTTTCCCCAGCCATCCTCTCATGCACCGCAGTGTCAGGTCCTTCTTTTGCACTGAGATCACTGCGGGGAAGAGACTGCAGGAAAGCTCCTGGCAAGCACCAAACCTGGAGAAGCTCCTGTCAGCTCTTTaccccagcacccacagctttCACTTCCTCCTGACGGGCACACACCCaccttccccatcccctgtcTGCTCAGCCCCATcactccccagccagccctggcattTCCCTGCAGTGGGTGCACAGAACACCCAGCAGGTGCCAGGGAGCTTGCACACACACTTGGAGCAGGTGTATCTGCACAGTGTCTGCCAAGTGCCAGTTGCTATCTGTGCCATTATGGAGTGTTTAGCACATGGTGGGGGTTGGACAAACATTAATTAGGAGCACCTTCAAGCTGTTGCTCCAGCCTTTTTCCAGCCCTGTGGAGATGCCTGTGCAGTGGCAAATCCCTTGCCCATCTCACAGGGATGATGTGCCCACGGTCCTCCTGGAACAGGACAGTGTGCGAAGGAGGAGCCccgtgctgtgcccagcacacgGACCACCTGTGCCCCagccttctgcagcacagcagcccctaTTCtattcctcctctgcctcttgGGGTTCCAGGAGTTTGGGGTGCcagggtgctgctctccagcacccTGGGGCTTGATGCAATGTCCGAGAGCTTGTGGTGCTGCGCAGGGCCCTGCTGCGGCGTTTCCTGTTTTTCGTAGCCAGAGGCCATGTGTGTTTCCGGCTGTTtttgagctgctctgcagcagtaACGTGCAGGTCCTCCACCCTCACACCCACAGCAGGCTCCTGgggcacctccagccctggcctTGCCCTGACACACTGCAGGGTTTCCTAGGAGCTGGTGAGTGGCCGTGCTGCAGTCGGAGCCAAGGATCCCTATGGCCTCGCGGGCTGTAATCTGGCTTTCACCAGATTACAGGGCCACAAATGCCTTAATTAAGACGAGCCTAATTTGCTTAAAGGAGCCCGTTTGTAGTAACCCAATTAAAGCAATGTGAGCTGGAGAAATCAAAACCTGCCTTGATCCCCCTGGCAAGCCCTCATCAGTCCTGGTGGGTGTTGCACACTTGGGACCCCGCCACCACCTCTACCGGCGCCCTGCGGGCAGGAGGGTGGGCAATGCTTCCGGGGGGCTTGGGATGCCTGCAGccccccctggccctgctccctgtctctccagcctcctgcttcctcccagGACGCTGTTCCTTTGTGTTTTTGACTATAAATGGCATGGCGCCATCGATTGTTTCCGCCGGCACTGTGGCTGGTTGCCATAGCACTGAATATTTTCCTCTTGCCATTTCCCCCCTGTGCAAACGGCCAGGGAAACGGGGTGAGCCCCTCAGCCCCGGCTGCAtcctctgctgagctcccagtGCCGGCACACTGCCCCCAGTCCCTCGgtcctgtgtgtccctggcCACTggtgtcctgccctgcctgtaTGTGACAGGGACATGGGGTTACCCCAGGGTGCACATGGGGCCTCTGCTATGCATCCCAGCTTGGCACTGCCCACCCCAACTGAACAATGCTGGGAGACGGACGGGGGACTCTGGGCCAGTGTGGGCCAGATGTCCCATGGGATCTGGGTGGGTTGTGTCCCATGGTCCAGCTCCCATAGCACCTTTCCTCTTGTCCCCAGCTACCTGAATGACCTGGAGAGGATAGCCCGTGCTGACTACATCCCAACCCAGCAGGATGTGCTGCGCACCAGGGTGAAGACCACGGGCATTGTAGAGACTCACTTCACCTTTAAGGACCTGCACTTCAAGTATGTCTGACATCTTTCCCTTTTGCCTTTttgaaagcagcaaaaccccTTCCTCCCCGTGGACCATGGGTGCACACTGTGTGCACTCTGTTCTCCCCACCTCCTGATTTGCTCATGGCGGGAACTGCTGCCTCAGAGAGCGGAAACCGCTGAAATAGCTGGAACAGCCTCAAAAACACTTCACAGAACTCAGCCTGGGGGTGGATCCAGGCTCTGGcgaggaggggagggggaaggtgtccctcctcctgctgctgtgacgCTGCTTCCGCTGCAGGAAGGGCGCTGGGCGGGAGCTGGGGTCTCAGGGTCAGGCAGTGGCAGCGCTGCCTGCTGGCACCCCGTGGTTGCTTTCCACTGAAAACCCACAGGAAATAATAAGGGCTCCAGTTTCAGAGGCAAAAAGCTGCCATTGTGCACATCCCCAGGGGATTTAGTCCCATGGCAACAGAGCTGATGTCAGAAAGATCTGTTGGGGTCCTCTCTGAATGCAGGGGGCTCGCAGGGACCCGATGCCACCCTGGTAGAATGTAGACACTTGGTTGTGCATTGCCAGGGCAGCACTTCGGGGGTGGCAGTGAGGGTGGTCTGGGGGAATGCAGTGTGTCCCAGGGGAGAAGCCTTCCCGCCAACCAAGCAGTTGCAAATGGGCATGGCAGTTGATGTGGAGTGCTACTGCTGGGCTCTTCTCTGTGGAGGCAGGGCATCCTCTGCTGCCTGTAGAGGGAGAGGCACATGGTGCATCAGGATcatccctgagccctgctgctgccacaatCCTGCTGAGCCCACAGTGACTTGGTTCCCCTTAGTCCAAGGTCTCTGgcaaagctctgctgtgcctgctctggagcaggtcTCTGGGGAGCATGACACTGACACCCCTGGGAAAAGTGGCCTGATCCTGCCCCAGTTCACATCAGGGATTTGCTTTGGCTGGAAAATGAGCTTGGGCactgtcctggcagcaggagctgggacagatCCTCAGTACTGGCAAAATCCCTGGGGCAGAGGCACTGTGCCTTGCCTGcaccactgctgcttctgctccgggcagctggggacactgagaCAGGGCATGGGGTGAGGGTGgtgtggctgggagctgccatccATCCTGTGTCACCCCCCTGCTGCAGGATGTTCGATGTGGGAGGCCAGCGCTCGGAACGGAAGAAGTGGATCCACTGCTTCGAGGGGGTGACAGCCATCATTTTCTGTGTGGCCCTGAGTGCCTATGACCTGGTGCTGGCTGAAGATGAGGAGATGGTGAGTCATGGGGATGGAACCAGTGCCATGAGCCGTCCTCTCtgtggggggctgggggagcagcccctcctCTGGTGGCCACCAGTTCCCTGGCCAGGGTGGCCCAAGCCTTGCAGGGCCATTGGcatcccctgcccaggcaggcaggagcatgAGGGGTAGCAGTGGGGTGGGTGCTGCCTGGGAGTCCCTGCCTGGCTCATGCTGCTGTCTTCCCTGCCAGAACCGGATGCAT
The window above is part of the Serinus canaria isolate serCan28SL12 chromosome 12, serCan2020, whole genome shotgun sequence genome. Proteins encoded here:
- the GNAI2 gene encoding guanine nucleotide-binding protein G(i) subunit alpha-2 — its product is MGCTVSAEDKAAAERSRMIDKNLREDGEKAAREVKLLLLGAGESGKSTIVKQMKIIHEDGYSEEECRQYKAVVYSNTIQSIMAIIKAMGNLQIDFGDSSRADDARQLFALSSTAEEQGTMPEDLSNVIRRLWADNGVQACFNRSREYQLNDSAAYYLNDLERIARADYIPTQQDVLRTRVKTTGIVETHFTFKDLHFKMFDVGGQRSERKKWIHCFEGVTAIIFCVALSAYDLVLAEDEEMNRMHESMKLFDSICNNKWFTDTSIILFLNKKDLFEEKIVHSPLTICFPEYTGANKYDEAASYIQSKFEDLNKRKDTKEIYTHFTCATDTKNVQFVFDAVTDVIIKNNLKDCGLF